A single window of Oncorhynchus clarkii lewisi isolate Uvic-CL-2024 chromosome 10, UVic_Ocla_1.0, whole genome shotgun sequence DNA harbors:
- the LOC139419318 gene encoding centlein has product MGGEGPGEESDCQYADKEFVWSLWKRLQVANPDLTQAVSLVVEREKWKAEAKDRKVLEILQAKDYKIQELDQRVTGQQQEITNLVQRKMAVDEDRGLVKKELAALRRKLGNKSQELKDVKEERGRREEALEEEKEALESCCSALRGDLEQAQRQERRHGEEKEALESCCSALRGDLEQAQRQERRHGEERDSADAKVKEMEGDLSDAQRQVADLQGQCSSLADLLSSRQKEVAQRDQHVTQLRRELQEVQALYRQSSEHAAEQAQLIQQLEGLNLDTQRVLRNQEEAHTADTTSYQKLYNELSICYQALKSNEGRLRQSHVALTTQLGQKEQQIVQLQGQLQQQQQQQTHNQQQLPQTMAPAGPPARQTNSKHFEEQTLYDSPDQEPSGEEAPPSICSPVPQEPPGPPDTSLALSPSRGQHTGRRQP; this is encoded by the exons ATGGGTGGTGAGGGTCCTGGCGAGGAGTCTGACTGTCAGTAT GCTGACAAAGAGTTTGTGTGGTCCCTATGGAAACGCCTCCAAGTAGCCAATCCGGACCTGACCCAGGCCGTCAGCCTAGTGGTCGAACG agagaaatggaaagcTGAAGCCAAGGACCGCAAGGTGCTGGAGATCCTGCAGGCCAAAGACTACAAGATCCAGGAGCTGGACCAG AGAGTGACAGGGCAGCAGCAGGAGATTACCAACCTGGTCCAGAGGAAGATGGCTGTGGACGAGGACAGAGGCCTAGTGAAGAAGGAGCTGGCAGCTCTGCGCCGCAAGCTGGGGAATAAGAGTCAAGAACTTAAG gatgtgaaggaggagagggggaggagagaagaggccctggaggaggagaaggaggcatTAGAGTCCTGCTGCTCTGCCCTGCGAGGCGACCTGGAGCAGGCacagaggcaggagaggaggcacggagaggagaaggaggcatTAGAGTCCTGCTGCTCTGCCCTGCGAGGCGACCTGGAGCAGGCacagaggcaggagaggagacacggagaggagagagactctgCGGATGCCAAAGTCAAG GAGATGGAGGGTGATCTGAGCGATGCCCAGCGGCAGGTGGCAGACCTTCAGGGCCAGTGCAGCAGCCTGgcagacctcctctcctccaggcagAAGGAGGTGGCACAGAGGGACCAACACGTCACCCAACTCAG GCGTGAGCTGCAGGAGGTGCAGGCCCTGTACAGACAGAGTAGTGAACATGCTGCAGAGCAGGCCCAGCTCATCCAGCAGCTAGAGGGACTCAACCTGGACACACAGAGAGTCTTACGCAACCAGGAAGAGGCTCACACTGCAGACACCACCTCTTATCAGAAG CTCTACAACGAGCTGAGCATATGTTACCAGGCGCTCAAATCCAACGAGGGCCGGCTCCGCCAGAGTCACGTCGCCCTGACAACCCAGCTGGGCCAGAAGGAACAGCAGATTGTGCAGCTCCAAGGCCagctacagcaacaacaacaacagcagacaCACAACCAGCAGCAGCTTCCACAGACCATGGCCCCAGCCGGTCCCCCAGCCAGGCAGACCAACTCTAAACACTTTGAG GAGCAGACTCTGTATGACTCTCCAGATCAGGAACCCAGTGGAGAGGAGGCCCCACCCTCAATCTGTAGCCCGGTCCCACAGGAGCCCCCGGGGCCCCCAGACACATCGCTGGCCCTCAGCCCCTCCAGGGGCCAACACACTGGGAGACGGCAG CCGTAG